The Urocitellus parryii isolate mUroPar1 chromosome 6, mUroPar1.hap1, whole genome shotgun sequence genome includes a window with the following:
- the Cyp11a1 gene encoding cholesterol side-chain cleavage enzyme, mitochondrial, producing MLAKGLLQHSVLVKGCQAFLSAAREGVGHPRAPTGIAGISTRSPRPFSEIPSPGDNGWLNLYHFWRENGAYRIHYHHVQNFQKYGPIYREKLGNVESVYIMDPEDAALIFKSEGPNPERFLIPPWVAYHQYYRRPMGVLLKKSEDWKKNRVILNQEMMAPEVLKNFVPMLEAVAQDFIGVLNKRVEQQKSGNFSGDISDDLFRFAFESITNIIFGERLGMLEEIVDPEAQKFIDAIYQMFHTSVPMLSLPPELFRLFRTKTWRDHAAAWDTIFDKADKYTQNFYWDSRQKRDFSKYPGILYSLLESNKLPFQDIQANITELLAGGVDTTSMTLQWHMYEMARTPKVQEMLRAEVLAARRQAQGDINTMLQLVPLLKASIKETLRLHPISVTVQRYLENDLVLRGYIIPAKTLVQVANYAMGQESSFFTNPGNFNPNRWLDNDKNNTYFRYLGFGWGIRQCLGRRIAELEMTIFLIHVLENFKIKIQHLGDVGTKFNLILMPEKPILFTFLPFKQNPVLG from the exons ATGCTGGCCAAGGGACTTCTCCAGCATTCAGTCCTGGTTAAAGGTTGCCAGGCATTCCTGAGCGCTGCCAGGGAGGGTGTGGGACATCCCAGAGCACCCACTGGAATAGCTGGTATCTCCACGCGCAGTCCTCGTCCCTTCAGTGAGATCCCTTCTCCTGGTGATAATGGCTGGCTAAACCTGTACCATTTCTGGAGGGAGAACGGTGCTTACAGAATCCACTATCACCATGTCCAGAATTTCCAGAAGTATGGCCCCATTTACAG ggAGAAGCTCGGCAACGTGGAGTCAGTTTATATCATGGACCCTGAAGATGCGGCCTTGATTTTTAAGTCGGAGGGTCCCAACCCAGAACGATTCCTTATCCCCCCCTGGGTCGCCTATCATCAGTATTACCGGAGGCCCATGGGAGTCCTACTGAA GAAGTCAGAAGACTGGAAGAAAAACCGGGTGATCCTGAACCAGGAAATGATGGCTCCAGAGGTCCTCAAGAACTTCGTACCCATGCTGGAGGCGGTGGCTCAAGACTTCATTGGTGTCCTGAACAAGCGTGTCGAGCAGCAGAAATCTGGGAATTTCTCAGGAGACATCAGTGATGACCTGTTCCGCTTTGCCTTTGAGT CCATCACCAACATCATATTTGGGGAGCGCCTGGGGATGCTGGAGGAGATTGTGGACCCCGAGGCCCAGAAGTTCATCGACGCCATCTATCAGATGTTCCACACCAGTGTGCCCATGCTCAGCCTACCCCCAGAACTGTTTCGCCTCTTCAGAACCAAGACCTGGAGGGACCATGCGGCCGCATGGGACACTATTTTTGATAAAG CTGACAAATATACACAGAACTTCTACTGGGACTCGAGACAGAAAAGAGACTTCAGCAAATACCCTGGAATCCTGTATAGTCTCCTGGAAAGTAACAAGCTACCCTTCCAGGACATCCAAGCCAACATTACTGAGCTATTAGCAGGAGGTGTGGACACG ACATCCATGACCCTGCAGTGGCACATGTACGAGATGGCACGCACCCCAAAAGTGCAGGAGATGCTGAGGGCAGAGGTTCTGGCTGCCCGGCGCCAGGCCCAGGGAGACATAAACACAATGCTGCAGTTGGTCCCACTCCTCAAAGCCAGCATCAAGGAGACACTGAG ACTCCACCCCATCTCTGTGACTGTGCAGAGATATCTTGAGAATGACTTGGTTCTTCGTGGCTACATAATTCCTGCCAAG ACACTGGTTCAGGTGGCCAATTATGCCATGGGCCAAGAATCCAGCTTCTTCACCAACCCTGGAAATTTCAACCCAAACCGATGGCTGGACAATGACAAGAACAACACCTACTTCCGGTACCTTGGCTTTGGCTGGGGTATTCGGCAGTGTCTGGGCCGCCGGATTGCAGAGCTGGAGATGACCATATTCCTCATTCAT GTACTGGAGAACTTCAAAATTAAAATCCAACATCTCGGTGATGTGGGTACCAAGTTCAACCTCATCTTGATGCCTGAGAAGCCCATCTTATTCACCTTCTTGCCCTTCAAACAGAACCCAGTTCTGGGATGA